Sequence from the Festucalex cinctus isolate MCC-2025b chromosome 21, RoL_Fcin_1.0, whole genome shotgun sequence genome:
CCAATTCAGATTTAGttccttttattttcattttggtatgaagaGCACATACCTTTTTGACCAAGAGCGTTCCAAAAACCAATACAAAGAAACCCTAATGCAACGACAGAGACAAAGGCAGAAGATTTAGAGATTCACAGGTTAGATGCGTTTGGTACCACATAAACAATTCCCAAGCTCAGGTAACTTTGAAGGGACACTACAatgctatttgtttttttaaaatttatttattgttttaactcTCGGTTGTTTTGCACAATATGATCAATGCAAGTGAAAATTATAAAGTGGTTCAATTGGATAGGTAGCCATGGTGACGCCTTACATGCATAAAGTAGAAAACCGAACACTGAGGGCTCTATATTAGTGTTTAGTGCAAGTCCGGCGTAAAGCGTGGCCGAACTGTATGCATAGGCGGGGTTTTCTTTATCCTGGCATTTTTGCAAACATGCCCAGTTTGAAACTGAAGGTTTGCGCCATTGACGATTAGCTTCACTGCCAATTTGGTGCGCAAGAGGTGCAGGGTCTTTGACAGGGTGGAAGCAGAAAATAATTTTCTAGAGTCCATACGGGAAATCGAAGCGTACAATGTGTACATTTGTCAGGAACTGCAAGCAGACTTCTAGTTGGCCCATAAGGGTGTTAGAAGAATGCCAACATCGGATTGCTTTATAGAAGACTTTTATTAgaatggtaaggtgaaaatctTGGCGATCCAGAAGGGACTCTCTACATTAAGAGGAGCCACGTGGCTGCAGCATGTTGGATTACAATGCCTCCTTTCCCAACAGGAGGAGGCACCAGGCACAAACCAGGACATACTGAAGAGACTATTGTCTCctggttggcctgggaacgttTCAGGATCTCCTTGTAAGAACTAGATGAAGTGGCTGGGAGAGAGCGAAGTCTGGGCTTAAGAAGTTACTGCCCCTGCGACTTGACCCCGGGTGGGTGGAAAACAATTGATGGATGAATCGATAGATGTTTTATGGCAggtcattaaaatgtctttgtCCAATGTGTTTAGTCTTTTCAAGCTAAGacattatttttgcaaaattaaaCTAATTGAGGTTAAACTCCCACGATTTAAATGTTGCATGGGCTTATTCAAATGCGGTTGGTCTTCTTTATGTTCTAATATTTCAGTACTAATACAAAACTTAATCTGTCCATAATCTGGATGCATGAGAATTAAcagataaatatattttaaaaacatttaaaaatacatacagtaaaatcagaggtgggcattttacaaaattttgcTGGTCCGTCATTTGACATTTGTCTGGGCAGCATTCCATCGTCACTCCGTCATTTTATTAAGTCAAACCAAACTGTAATTGTTAGTCCAGCAGTCCATCACTCTATATTATAACCATGCTTCCATTATCACTCTGTCACCACTATTTTAGGAACAACAGACAGAGGTGGACGTCAGTCCATCACTCGTCAGCAAAACGGTTGTCTGTCAGTGATGGACTGACGACGGTTACACTgacgaatgaaaaaaaaaaaaaattccgtcAGTGCTAGTCtgccactatttatttattttttaaaggatcTCATCATTCGGCAGAAAAACGGGCATCCGTCAGTAATGACGGGAATACACACCTCTGATTAAAATATAGTCAAATTGTATCAGAAACTCACCTGCAGAGAATTGAAGAAGGCGAAGGCAATGTGGATTCCGATATTAGATGGGTTAATTAGGGTTCCCACTCCAAGACTCcaagttattccaaaaaacggTGTGAGGACGGCCAAGGTCTGGGCAACTGCAACTAAAACATGTTTCTTATCGCTTTGTACATTGCTTCGCATCCCTCGACTCTGCACTACTTTAACCAGCACCACAATTAGAATTATAATGTTTATAAACACAATAAGAAGTGCCGGGATCACAAATGCCAGCAGCGCTTTGGACTGGTTCCAATTGAGCCAGCAGATCACATTTTCTTGAATATAAGTATTGGATGGTGCAGTGACAGCTATAGTAATGCCTGCGATAATCAGTGGCGTCCCATAACCGACAGAAAATCCAATAACCAGCATAACTGCTTTAGACAGGTTTGCAGTCAAAACATTGACTGTGTGATATAACAGGAACATGGCAAAATTCAACATCCAGAAAAAGAGGGCTAAGTAGAAGAAATGGATAAAATAGGTAGCAGCGGTGCATGCACCTCGATTCTTTTGGTTATTTTCCGAGATACTTGATCCAATAATGAACCAAATGTTTGCAATCAATAGACACAGTGCAATGTTAAGAACGGAAATGTTGCGCAACTGTGATAGTTCATCCTTTCTAGGTCTGGTCAATATAAACGTCTCTATCAAGAGGCACAGAACTAAGGATGCCATGGAAATGCCGACACCAATGAAGGTTATATAACtcaaaatatcaatatttggAACAAAAGGTGACATGAGCATTGAAAATGAGGTCAGGTGGTCACACTGACATGTGACTGTTTCATCCTCTCTGACAACAAGCTCGCAGCCTTCATCATCCCATCCTCCAAGACCGCCGAAGAGGGAAAAGTTCCAGAACACACACTGTGGGTTTCCCAGACTGTCATTGACAATGTCAAATGTGAAAGTGACATTGTCGATGATGGTGTCAGACTGAACAAGTACGACTCTCCCATTGATGACCCTGCCCGAAGAGTTGTTCTCATCTCTTGGGGGAAGTACATTATCCAAGGATTCAAAGGTTATCACAGTCAGATTTGTTGCTCCATTAGCCTCCTGTATGTCTATCTCCACTGTAGAATTAAAGTCCCCGTTGAAATTGTTGATGAATGTAGTTTTGTTCAAGAGAATCAAAGGTGTTACAATTCCAAAGGAGGCATTGACAAGCCTTCGCGTTATACCCTCAagagaaaacaacaataatgaaCTGACACTCTCGTTTCTGGGAGTGACGGTTCTTGAGTCTATAGAATCTGTGACAGCTTCAAGGTTAAGATTGTTCCATGATTCTATTGCCGGATCTGTGGTAAGGACACCTACAGTTAAAAGGACATCCTAaagtgaaagggaaaaaaaagagaaacagtATTTACTTGTTTTAAGATCGTTTGTGTGAGATGACGTAAGAAGAACGCACATACCTCCATAGATGCCTGACTTAACGTGAAAACAGTTATTGTTACAAAGTTGGCCACATTGTTGAGAATTGTAACGATGGCCTCAATGTTGTTTGGCGATGGAGTCACTTCGTCACTCAGTTCGATAGTGGCATTGCTGAGATCGTCTAGGTACTCGGGCAAAGTTGTTTCattcaaaaactaaaatttCAGAACAATAACAGATGCCATCATCAATACCTGACTCGAGATTTCTATACAGAACCATGAAATGATCCATTTAATGTTGACAGGTTTCCAGTCCTTACACTGTACTAAAATGATTGTAGATCATTTGTGATTTCACTGCCTCATGCAGTGACTTTTGTGAACCGTTGCACCACTAAAGTACAAAGATCTGACTGGTTCTCCTATAACAAGGCAATCAGCTCACCTCAGATTGTGTGAGTAGTTGCGCAATCCTCTGGAGGGTGCAGTTATCATCTCGATTTTCCCATTCTCCACTTACGTTGCAAATGGCAGTCTTCTCTCCCACCTCATTTATTTCACAAGAAGCTCTACCCACTTCATTTAAAAATCCATTTCCAAATTCTGGATCACCAACACATGTGAATTCACCTGCAACGACAATTGATGTTGACCAAAGTGATGGAACATCAAAAAGTTTAACAGCATAGTATTAATTGTGTTGTCTTTTTTGGCTCAATACTTACCATCATTGATCAACCGCAATGTTGTGTTGCTTGCGAATTGAGAAAATCCAATCTCTTGACAAGTGATGATTATTTCTTGATTATCACAGTCTTCCTGTGTGATAGTTATCAGTTGTTGGATGCTGTTTCCACTTTCTAAATATGCACAAACAAAACTCAACACTGTGAAAGTTA
This genomic interval carries:
- the LOC144010410 gene encoding adhesion G-protein coupled receptor F1-like isoform X2 produces the protein MDMEFEDAFNDENNNIHQMCLHSIRTQSRIHIPGLQSSELLAFRPGSTIVDFEITANTAIQDPDVEALLAGILNDLRIALPVIVDSDVELTPNPRTLFFQDTVTLTCGPPPEALNFTITSSVWTRDGVVINEDDQHIFSQANEVETLTITNFFSTDEGLYVCQLFDGFSSFRQSSNERIILSVTPTVQVLPRQNTILCEVGQQVSVQCFVQEPYQVVFQGVPNSESGNSIQQLITITQEDCDNQEIIITCQEIGFSQFASNTTLRLINDGEFTCVGDPEFGNGFLNEVGRASCEINEVGEKTAICNVSGEWENRDDNCTLQRIAQLLTQSEFLNETTLPEYLDDLSNATIELSDEVTPSPNNIEAIVTILNNVANFVTITVFTLSQASMEDVLLTVGVLTTDPAIESWNNLNLEAVTDSIDSRTVTPRNESVSSLLLFSLEGITRRLVNASFGIVTPLILLNKTTFINNFNGDFNSTVEIDIQEANGATNLTVITFESLDNVLPPRDENNSSGRVINGRVVLVQSDTIIDNVTFTFDIVNDSLGNPQCVFWNFSLFGGLGGWDDEGCELVVREDETVTCQCDHLTSFSMLMSPFVPNIDILSYITFIGVGISMASLVLCLLIETFILTRPRKDELSQLRNISVLNIALCLLIANIWFIIGSSISENNQKNRGACTAATYFIHFFYLALFFWMLNFAMFLLYHTVNVLTANLSKAVMLVIGFSVGYGTPLIIAGITIAVTAPSNTYIQENVICWLNWNQSKALLAFVIPALLIVFINIIILIVVLVKVVQSRGMRSNVQSDKKHVLVAVAQTLAVLTPFFGITWSLGVGTLINPSNIGIHIAFAFFNSLQGFFVLVFGTLLVKKVRTEILRPFLRLSQASSGSGTKITSAGTSSSGWQIFKKKGGNNLSSDFSSSSRVA
- the LOC144010410 gene encoding adhesion G-protein coupled receptor F1-like isoform X1, producing the protein MIVNLFLFKFALQFTGPPTVPPTIDAPDTVPPIRDVRSLSLTMDMEFEDAFNDENNNIHQMCLHSIRTQSRIHIPGLQSSELLAFRPGSTIVDFEITANTAIQDPDVEALLAGILNDLRIALPVIVDSDVELTPNPRTLFFQDTVTLTCGPPPEALNFTITSSVWTRDGVVINEDDQHIFSQANEVETLTITNFFSTDEGLYVCQLFDGFSSFRQSSNERIILSVTPTVQVLPRQNTILCEVGQQVSVQCFVQEPYQVVFQGVPNSESGNSIQQLITITQEDCDNQEIIITCQEIGFSQFASNTTLRLINDGEFTCVGDPEFGNGFLNEVGRASCEINEVGEKTAICNVSGEWENRDDNCTLQRIAQLLTQSEFLNETTLPEYLDDLSNATIELSDEVTPSPNNIEAIVTILNNVANFVTITVFTLSQASMEDVLLTVGVLTTDPAIESWNNLNLEAVTDSIDSRTVTPRNESVSSLLLFSLEGITRRLVNASFGIVTPLILLNKTTFINNFNGDFNSTVEIDIQEANGATNLTVITFESLDNVLPPRDENNSSGRVINGRVVLVQSDTIIDNVTFTFDIVNDSLGNPQCVFWNFSLFGGLGGWDDEGCELVVREDETVTCQCDHLTSFSMLMSPFVPNIDILSYITFIGVGISMASLVLCLLIETFILTRPRKDELSQLRNISVLNIALCLLIANIWFIIGSSISENNQKNRGACTAATYFIHFFYLALFFWMLNFAMFLLYHTVNVLTANLSKAVMLVIGFSVGYGTPLIIAGITIAVTAPSNTYIQENVICWLNWNQSKALLAFVIPALLIVFINIIILIVVLVKVVQSRGMRSNVQSDKKHVLVAVAQTLAVLTPFFGITWSLGVGTLINPSNIGIHIAFAFFNSLQGFFVLVFGTLLVKKVRTEILRPFLRLSQASSGSGTKITSAGTSSSGWQIFKKKGGNNLSSDFSSSSRVA